Proteins encoded by one window of Cucurbita pepo subsp. pepo cultivar mu-cu-16 chromosome LG14, ASM280686v2, whole genome shotgun sequence:
- the LOC111810285 gene encoding uncharacterized protein LOC111810285, whose amino-acid sequence MEDIGLFKQGWKWFQSQKHTYSRARTVFFRFRDKVGMFIERHWPMVCRGCAWIGSLLWLAVLQWWDCIIKGFRSLVGLGSAALLLIMWSCFLSLTSMSCLAYVLLSMGAAGVAVQYLGYTPGIFIVGLFAILVLWMYANFWITGTLFIVGGYLFSLNHARLVVLMATVYAIYCVKVRVGWPGVFLSINLAFLSNDALNYMLQWCDKASESSHLEEPKQSETVSEDEFSGECEYSIPTGESEKVHACKSSTPTVVTSVVDNQKEASCSKVTKEQTDSVDEMKRILNSGDHYEALGFPRHKKIDVIVLKKEYRKKAVLVHPDKNMGSPLASDAFKKLQCAYEVLSDSVKKRDYDEQLRKEELKTKSVCQRSQSYGTSQQMNSDYCSEESRRIQCSKCGHSHIWVCTNRNKTKARWCQDCCQYHQAKDGDGWVEYKGSLIFDKPQKMDIPRAFVCAESKIFDVSEWAICQGMACRPNTHRPSFHVNMVGLGKTTQRSKSSRFPWELDAEMMDEDEEEFELWLQEALASGLFCETSKRRKSWSPFKLGQKKGSSKQWRRTSC is encoded by the exons ATGGAGGATATAGGACTTTTCAAGCAAGGATGGAAATGGTTTCAGTCGCAGAAACACACTTACTCGCGAGCTCGAACTGTGTTTTTTAGATTCAGAGACAAAGTTGGGATGTTTATTGAGAGACATTGGCCAATGGTGTGCCGTGGCTGTGCCTGGATTGGGAGTTTACTGTGGTTAGCTGTGCTTCAGTGGTGGGATTGCATTATAAAAGGCTTTCGGTCGCTTGTCGGATTAGGCTCTGCTGCATTGCTCCTTATAATGTGGAGTTGCTTTCTTAGTTTAACATCCATGTCCTGCCTGGCTTATGTTCTTCTCAGTATG GGAGCTGCAGGAGTTGCTGTTCAATACTTGGGTTACACTCCTGGAATATTTATCGTCGGACTCTTCGCTATTCTGGTATTGTGGATGTACGCTAACTTTTGGATTACAGGGACGTTGTTTATAGTTGGAG GTTATTTGTTCTCCCTTAATCATGCACGGTTGGTGGTGTTAATGGCAACTGTATATGCTATATATTGTGTTAAAGTTCGTGTTGGATGGCCGGGCGTCTTTCTCTCGATAAATCTTGCATTTTTGTCAAACGATGCATTAAATTATATGCTCCAATGGTGTGATAAGGCAAGTGAGAGTTCACATTTGGAGGAGCCGAAACAATCCGAAACAGTATCGGAAGATGAATTCTCAGGAGAGTGTGAATACTCTATTCCTACCGGTGAGTCCGAGAAGGTGCATGCGTGTAAATCATCGACCCCAACTGTTGTGACATCTGTTGTTGATAACCAGAAAGAGGCTTCTTGTAGCAAGGTGACCAAAGAGCAGACCGATTCAGTCGACGAGATGAAAAGAATACTAAATAGTGGGGACCATTACGAAGCACTGGGATTCCCGCGTCACAAGAAGATCGATgtaatagttttgaaaaagGAATACCGAAAAAAG GCTGTGCTTGTGCATCCCGATAAGAATATGGGAAGCCCGTTGGCTAGCGACGCATTTAAAAAGCTTCAATGTGCATATGag GTTCTTTCCGACTCGGTGAAGAAACGAGACTACGATGAGCAATTGAGAAAGGAGGAATTGAAGACCAAAAGTGTCTGCCAAAGGTCCCAGTCCTATGGGACTTCACAACAG ATGAATTCTGATTATTGCTCCGAGGAGTCGAGACGTATACAGTGCAGTAAATGTGGGCATTCGCATATATGGGTCTGCACGAATAGGAACAAGACGAAGGCAAGATGGTGCCAG GATTGTTGTCAATATCATCAAGCTAAGGACGGAGACGGATGGGTCGAATATAAAGGGTCTCTAATCTTCGATAAACCTCAGAAA ATGGATATACCTCGAGCTTTCGTTTGTGCTGAGAGCAAAATCTTCGATGTGTCCGAATGGGCGATTTGTCAA GGAATGGCTTGCAGACCGAACACTCATCGCCCAAGCTTTCACGTAAACATGGTCGGTTTAGGAAAAACCACACAACGATCCAAGTCGAGTAGATTTCCTTGGGAATTGGATGCTGAAATGATGGACGAGGACGAGGAAGAATTCGAGCTTTGGCTTCAGGAGGCTTTAGCCTCTGGTCTCTTCTGCGAAACCTCGAAACGGAGGAAGAGCTGGAGCCCGTTCAAATTGGGACAGAAGAAAGGGAGCAGCAAACAATGGCGAAGAACATCGTGCTAG
- the LOC111809765 gene encoding cold-responsive protein kinase 1, which yields MTCFPFLFSKRVKSPTKSFVDEEEELWGIQNVKFYTYKELKVATEDFSLANKIGEGGFGSVYKGKLKDGKIAAIKVLSAESRQGLKEFLTEINVISVIEHENLVQLYGCCVDDNHRILVYNYLENNSLAQTLLGRGHSSIQFNWRTRSKICIGIARGLAFLHEDVQPHIIHRDIKASNILLDRDLTPKISDFGLAKLIPASMTHVSTRVAGTIGYLAPEYAIRGQVTRKSDLYSFGVLLVEIVSGRCNTNTQLPMGEQYLLERTWNHYERGELILLVDVSLNGDFDAEEACRYLKIGLLCTQDSPKLRPSMSTVVKMLTGEMSIEDRKITKPGLILDFMDLKVRDQQQKKGNKEGLSSDSLSSGSSTVTTATFSAQYDRNTFSSVL from the exons ATGACTTGCTTCCCTTTTTTGTTCAGTAAGAGGGTAAAGTCCCCAACAAAAAGTTttgttgatgaagaagaag AACTGTGGGGCAttcaaaatgttaaattttacaCTTACAAAGAGCTGAAAGTTGCGACCGAAGATTTCAGCTTGGCGAATAAAATAGGGGAGGGTGGTTTTGGCTCGGTCTACAAG GGAAAGCTAAAAGATGGAAAGATTGCTGCCATAAAAGTTCTTTCAGCCGAGTCAAGACAAGGATTGAAAGAGTTCTTGACAGAAATCAATGTCATCTCTGTGATAGAACATGAAAATCTGGTTCAGCTTTATGGCTGCTGTGTGGATGATAACCATAGAATTCTTGTCTACAACTACCTCGAGAATAATAGCCTCGCACAAACTCTTCTCG GGCGAGGTCACAGTAGCATCCAGTTTAATTGGCGAACGAGGTCCAAGATTTGCATTGGAATTGCACGTGGGCTTGCGTTCCTTCACGAGGACGTACAGCCACATATCATTCATAGAGATATCAAAGCCAGCAACATTCTTCTCGACCGCGACCTCACTCCGAAAATTTCAGATTTCGGTCTTGCAAAGCTTATTCCAGCCAGCATGACTCATGTCAGTACACGAGTGGCAGGAACAAT TGGTTACCTAGCTCCAGAATATGCCATCAGAGGACAGGTGACAAGAAAATCGGATCTTTACAGTTTCGGCGTCCTCCTCGTGGAAATCGTCAGCGGGAGATGCAACACGAATACACAACTACCAATGGGAGAACAATATCTTCTTGAAAGG ACATGGAATCATTACGAGCGAGGAGAGCTCATTCTACTTGTAGATGTGTCCTTAAATGGCGACTTCGATGCCGAGGAGGCTTGTAGATATCTAAAGATTGGTCTACTTTGCACTCAAGACAGTCCAAAGCTCCGTCCATCGATGTCGACCGTGGTAAAGATGCTAACGGGCGAGATGAGTATCGAAGATAGAAAGATAACGAAACCGGGGCTGATTTTGGACTTCATGGATCTAAAAGTAAGGGATCAACAGCAAAAGAAGGGGAATAAAGAAGGATTGTCTTCTGATAGTCTGTCTTCTGGATCGTCAACTGTTACAACTGCAACCTTCAGTGCACAATATGACAGGAACACCTTCTCATCTGTGCTGTGA
- the LOC111810927 gene encoding photosystem II 10 kDa polypeptide, chloroplastic yields the protein MAASVMTSVSLKPAPFTVEKAARGIPSLARKSGFFKVEASGGKKIKTDKPYGINGSMNLRDGVDASGRKGKGKGVYQYVDKYGANVDGYSPIYDTKDWSPSGDVYVGGTTGLAIWAVTLAGLLAGGALLVYNTSALVQ from the exons ATGGCGGCCTCGGTGATGACCTCAGTGAGTCTCAAACCAGCTCCTTTCACCGTCGAGAAAGCGGCGAGAGGTATTCCGTCTCTGGCGAGAAAATCCGGCTTCTTCAAGGTCGAGGCCAGTGGTGGGAAGAAGATTAAGACCGACAAACCCTATG GAATCAATGGATCGATGAATTTGAGGGATGGAGTTGATGCATCGGGAAGGAAGGGCAAG GGAAAAGGAGTCTACCAGTACGTCGACAAGTACGGAGCCAATGTCGATGGCTACAG TCCCATCTACGACACCAAAGACTGGTCTCCAAGTGGTGATGTCTATGTCGGTG GTACCACTGGGTTAGCCATTTGGGCAGTGACCTTGGCCGGTCTTCTTGCTGGAGGTGCTCTTCTTGTGTACAACACCAGTGCTTTGGTGCAGTAA
- the LOC111810928 gene encoding switch-associated protein 70-like — translation MASNGAIPRAEDAGNSLEKIKRQLASGSGRNLLQGPLLKRSETLRKWNERWVILDPTSGKMEYKIRRNEATIKGTMIFDANSNITVSPVNFHGLPRYDGCCIYIGTPQKQDYFLCAETPGAARAWVSTLHATQLVLKAHKEAVNSLSGNGSAKLGTVATVVAAANSAAQESSKEIERAMQISLRNTLGIIANKTTDVPMDDLAIMKETIRVKDEELHNLARDLRARDSTINDIAEKLSETAEAAEAAASAAHMMDKQRKIVCAEIERIKENSEKQLDASMLKLKEYEAKLVDMSRERDQLIKQRDAANQEAHMWRSELAKAREQAVILEGAIVRAEEKVRVTEADAEARTKEAKQKELAALQEKQELMAYINRLQAQIQRQHI, via the exons ATGGCATCTAATGGTGCAATTCCG AGAGCGGAAGATGCCGGGAACAGTTTGGAGAAGATCAAGCGGCAGCTGGCCTCTGGTTCTGGTCGGAATTTGTTGCAGGGTCCCCTTCTCAAGCGATCTGAAACA TTGAGGAAATGGAATGAGCGATGGGTTATTTTGGATCCAACATCAGGGAAAATGGAATACAA AATTAGGAGAAATGAGGCAACTATCAAAGGAACTATGATATTTGATGCGAATAGCAATATTACTGTTTCTCCCGTGAATTTTCA TGGGCTACCAAGGTACGATGGTTGCTGTATCT ATATTGGCACGCCCCAGAAACAGGATTACTTCCTCTGTGCAGAGACTCCTGGTGCAGCTAGAGCTTGGGTGTCTACTTTGCA TGCAACCCAGTTGGTCCTTAAGGCACATAAAGAGGCTGTAAATTCCTTGAGCGGCAATGGCTCTGCAAAATTAGGAACAGTGGCCACAGTAGTTGCTGCTGCCAATTCAGCTGCACAGGAAAGTTctaaagaaattgaaagagcAATGCAGATTTCTTTAAGAAATACTCTGGGAATTATCGCAAATAAGACAACTGATGTTCCAATGGATGATCTAGCGATTATGAAG GAGACGATACGAGTCAAGGATGAGGAACTACATAATTTGGCTCGTGATCTTCGTGCACGTGATTCAACAATAAATGATATAGCTGAAAAGTTATCTGAGACAGCTGAAGCTGCTGAGGCTGCTGCTTCTGCAGCCCATATGATGGATAAACAAAGGAAAATCGTTTGTGCAGAAATTGAacgtataaaagaaaattctgaGAAGCAACTGGATGCATCCATGTTGAAG CTCAAAGAGTATGAAGCAAAATTAGTTGATATGAGTAGAGAAAGAGATCAATTGATAAAACAAAGGGATGCTGCTAATCAGGAAGCACATATGTGGCGATCTGAGCTTGCAAAAGCTAGAGAGCAAGCTGTGATTCTAGAAGGCGCTATTGTGCGAGCGGAGGAAAAAGTCAGGGTTACAGAGGCAGATGCTGAAGCAAGAACAAAGGAGGCTAAGCAGAAAGAGTTAGCTGCTTTGCAGGAGAAGCAGGAGCTTATGGCATATATAAATAGGTTACAAGCACAAATTCAGAG ACAACATATATAA